One Malaclemys terrapin pileata isolate rMalTer1 chromosome 21, rMalTer1.hap1, whole genome shotgun sequence DNA window includes the following coding sequences:
- the UBAP2L gene encoding ubiquitin-associated protein 2-like isoform X9, with product MMTSVGTNRARGNWEQTQTQSQTQHKQRPQATAEQIRLAQMISDHNDADFEEKVKQLIDITGKNQDECVIALHDCNGDVNRAINVLLEGNPDTHSWEMVGKKKGVSGQKDSGQTEPSEEGKENRDRDRDYSRRRGGPPRRGRGTSRGRECMSLPFNSNYNYHVRGQENGLDGGKSGGSSGRGTERGRRGRGRGRGGSGRRGGRFSAQGMGTFNPADYAEPTSTEENYGNSNNTWNSTGSFEPDDGTRLDFIGGEGSNYPRKFDTAPGAWRTATEEWGTEDWNEDLSETKIFTASNVSSVPLPAENVTITAGQRIDLAVLLGKTPSSLENESSNLDSTQAPSLAQPLVFSNSKQTAISQPASGNAFPHHSMVSMLGKGFGDVGEAKSSSTTGSQFLEQFKTAQALAQLAAQHAQPGGSNASSSWDMGSPAQSSALVQYDLKNPTDSSVHSPFTKRQAFTPASAMMEVFMQDKQPVVTASTTAPPPPSSPLPSKTNPVPQMSPGSSDNQSSSPQPVQQKLKQQKKKASLTSKIPALAVEMPGSADISGLNLQFGALQFGSEPVLSEYESTPTTSASVSQSQSSLYTSTASESSSNQSQESGYQGGTIQTATYTSQNSAQGPLYEQRSTQTRRYPNSISSSPQKDLTQAKNGFSSVQPTQLQTTQAVEGAPGPVVKSDSPSAPNIAPLNDAVSASSLLTTASQHSSALSSLNHAEELPSTTTAQLSSTLPTQQNSLSSSTSSGRTSTSTLLHTSVESEASLHSSASTFSTSSSTVSAAPPVVSVSSSLSSVSSLGLNLSNNSTVTASTRSSVATTSGKAPPNLPPGVPPLLPNPYIMAPGLLHAYPPQVYGYDDLQMLQTRFPLDYYSIPFPTPTTPLTGRDGSLSSNPYSGDLTKFGRGDASSPAPATTLAQPQQNQTQTHHTTQQTFLNPALPPGYSYTSLPYYTGVPGLPSTFQYGPAVFPVAPTSSKQHGVNVSVNASATPFQQPSGYGSHGYSTGVSVTSSNTGVPDISGSVYSKTQSFEKQGFHTGTPAASFNLPSALGSGGPLNPATAAAYPPAPFMHILTPHQQPHSQILHHHLQQDGQSGTGQRSQGSSIPQKSQANKSTYNSYNWGAN from the exons ATGATGACATCGGTGGGCACTAACCGAGCCCGGGGGAACTGGgagcagacacagacacagagccaGACACAGCACAAGCAGCGGCCACAG GCCACTGCAGAACAGATTCGACTTGCACAGATGATTTCGGACCACAACGATGCTGACTTCGAGGAGAAGGTGAAACAA cTGATTGATATCACGGGCAAGAACCAAGATGAGTGTGTGATTGCTCTGCACGACTGTAACGGGGATGTCAACAGAGCCATCAACGTGCTGCTGGAGGGGAATCCGGACACG CATTCCTGGGAAATGGTTGGGAAGAAGAAAGGAGTCTCGGGGCAGAAGGACAGTGGGCAGACAGAACCCAGTGAAGAAGGCAAAGAGAACCGGGACAGGGATCGGGATTACAGCCGGCGACGTGGCGGGCCACCGAGACGAGGCCGAGGCACCAGCCGTGGAAGAGAGTGTATGAGCCTGCCCTTTAATAGCAACTATAACTATCATG TTCGGGGCCAGGAGAATGGACTGGATGGTGGTAAGAGTGGAGGCTCCTCTggaagaggcacagagagagggagacGGGGCCGCGGACGAGGCAGAG GTGGCTCTGGAAGGCGGGGGGGAAGATTTTCTGCCCAGGGAATGGG AACTTTCAACCCAGCTGATTATGCAGAGCCAACCAGCACGGAGGAGAACTATGGGAATAGCAACAACACATGGAACAGTACCGGTAGCTTTGAGCCCGACGATGGGACAA gACTTGATTTcattgggggtgagggctcaAATTATCCCCGAAAATTTGACACTGCTCCTG GTGCATGGAGGACAGCGACGGAGGAGTGGGGAACAGAGGACTGGAATGAAGAT CTTTCGGAGACCAAGATCTTCACTGCCTCCAATGTGTCTTCAGTGCCTCTGCCTGCAGAGAATGTGACAATCACAGCTGGCCAGAG AATTGATCTTGCGGTGCTGTTAGGAAAGACTCCCTCTTCTCTGGAGAATGAGTCCTCAAACCTGGATTCAACCCAGGCTCCTTCTCTTGCCCAGCCTCTTGTGTTCAGCAATTCCAAGCAGACTGCTATATCCCAGCCTGCATCTGGGAACGCCTTCCCTCATCACAGCATG GTGAGCATGCTGGGGAAGGGCTTTGGAGACGTCGGAGAGGCCAAAAGCAGCAGCACCACAGGCTCTCAATTCCTGGAGCAGTTCAAGACAGCTCAGGCTCTGGCGCAGCTAGCCGCTCAGCACGCCCAGCCTGGTGGGAGCAAcgcctcctcctcctgggacaTGGGATCCCCGGCGCAGTCCTCGGCTCTCGTGCAGTACG ATCTAAAGAACCCGACGGACTCATCCGTTCACAGCCCCTTCACCAAGCGTCAGGCTTTCACGCCAGCCTCAGCGATGATGGAGGTGTTCATGCAGGACAAGCAGCCTGTGGTGACAGCCTCTACAACGGCACCGccccccccatcttcccctctgcccagcaAAACCAACCCTGTTCCCCAGATGTCCCCAGGGTCATCGGACAACCAGTCCTCCAGTCCCCAGCCAGTGCAGCAGAAGCTCAAGCAGCAGAAGAAGAAAGCCTCCTTGACATCCAAG ATTCCTGCTCTCGCGGTGGAAATGCCTGGCTCAGCAGATATCTCAGGGCTAAACCTGCAGTTTGGGGCATTACAGTTTGGTTCGGAGCCTGTTCTCTCGGAGTACGAATCAACGCCCACGACGAGCGCCTCTGTGAGCCAGTCTCAAAGCAGCCTCTACACCAGCACTGCGAG TGAATCTTCGTCCAATCAAAGCCAGGAGTCTGGTTACCAGGGCGGCACAATACAGACAGCAACGTATACCTCCCAGAACAGCGCTCAGGGACCACTGTATGAACAGAGATCCACCCAGACCAGGCGATACCCAAACTCCATCTCCTCCTCGCCCCAGAAAGACCTGACCCAGGCCAAG AATGGTTTCAGCTCTGTGCAGCCCACGCAGTTACAAACCACGCAGGCCGTCGAAG GTGCTCCAGGCCCTGTGGTGAAATCagattccccctctgcccccaatatcgCACCTCTGAACGATGCAGTATCAGCATCATCCCTGCTGACAACAGCCAGCCAGCACTCATCAGCTCTGAGTAGCCTGAACCACGCTGAGGAGCTCCCCAGTACGACCACCGCCCAACTCAGCAG CACGTTACCCACCCAGCAGAACAGCCTCTCCTCGTCCACGTCCTCTGGGCGCACATCAACGTCAACGCTTCTG cACACTAGTGTGGAGAGTGAAGCAAGCCTCCATTCTTCTGCTAGCACTTTTTCCACCTCCTCCAGCACAGTCTCGGCTGCCCCACCTGTGGTCAGCGTCTCCTCCAGTCTGAGCAGCGTCAGCAGCTTGGGCCTGAACCTCAGCAACAACTCCACCGTGACCGCCTCCACGCGCAGCTCTGTGGCCACAACAtcag GAAAAGCCCCTCCCAACCTCCCTCCTGGAGTTCCACCATTGTTGCCTAATCCGTACATCATGGCTCCAGGGCTCTTACATGCCTATCCG CCACAAGTGTATGGTTATGACGACTTGCAGATGCTTCAGACGAGATTCCCATTG GATTATTACAGCATCCCATTCCCTACCCCCACCACCCCGCTGACTGGAAGGGACGGCAGCCTGAGCAGCAATCCGTATTCTG GTGACCTCACGAAGTTCGGCCGAGGCgacgcctcctcccctgctccagcaACAACTCTGGCGCAGCCTCAGCAGAACCAGACGCAGACGCACCATACCACGCAGCAGACGTTCCTGAACCCAGCTCTGCCTCCTGGCTACAGTTACACCAGTCTGCCCTACTACACAGGGGTACCAGGGCTCCCCAGTACCTTCCAGTATGGGCCCGCCGTGTTCCCT GTCGCTCCTACCTCTTCCAAGCAGCATGGTGTGAATGTCAGCGTCAACGCATCAGCAACCCCTTTCCAACAGCCCAGCGGCTATGGCTCTCATGGATACAGCACTG GTGTATCCGTGACATCCAGTAACACGGGAGTGCCAGACATCTCGGGCTCCGTCTACTCCAAGACCCAG TCCTTCGAGAAGCAGGGATTTCACACTGGAACCCCGGCAGCCTCGTTCAACTTGCCTTCAGCACTAGGCAGCGGCGGCCCCCTCAACCCCGCGACAGCCGCAGCGTACCCACCGGCGCCGTTCATGCACATCCTCACCCCGCATCAGCAGCCTCACTCGCAGATCCTCCACCACCATTTGCAGCAGGATGGCCAG AGCGGCACCGGACAGCGCAGCCAGGGCAGCTCCATCCCCCAGAAATCCCAGGCCAACAAGTCCACCTACAACAGCTACAACTGGGGCGCCAACTGA
- the UBAP2L gene encoding ubiquitin-associated protein 2-like isoform X5 produces MMTSVGTNRARGNWEQTQTQSQTQHKQRPQATAEQIRLAQMISDHNDADFEEKVKQLIDITGKNQDECVIALHDCNGDVNRAINVLLEGNPDTHSWEMVGKKKGVSGQKDSGQTEPSEEGKENRDRDRDYSRRRGGPPRRGRGTSRGRECMSLPFNSNYNYHVRGQENGLDGGKSGGSSGRGTERGRRGRGRGRGGSGRRGGRFSAQGMGTFNPADYAEPTSTEENYGNSNNTWNSTGSFEPDDGTRLDFIGGEGSNYPRKFDTAPGAWRTATEEWGTEDWNEDLSETKIFTASNVSSVPLPAENVTITAGQRIDLAVLLGKTPSSLENESSNLDSTQAPSLAQPLVFSNSKQTAISQPASGNAFPHHSMVSMLGKGFGDVGEAKSSSTTGSQFLEQFKTAQALAQLAAQHAQPGGSNASSSWDMGSPAQSSALVQYDLKNPTDSSVHSPFTKRQAFTPASAMMEVFMQDKQPVVTASTTAPPPPSSPLPSKTNPVPQMSPGSSDNQSSSPQPVQQKLKQQKKKASLTSKIPALAVEMPGSADISGLNLQFGALQFGSEPVLSEYESTPTTSASVSQSQSSLYTSTASESSSNQSQESGYQGGTIQTATYTSQNSAQGPLYEQRSTQTRRYPNSISSSPQKDLTQAKNGFSSVQPTQLQTTQAVEGAPGPVVKSDSPSAPNIAPLNDAVSASSLLTTASQHSSALSSLNHAEELPSTTTAQLSSTLPTQQNSLSSSTSSGRTSTSTLLHTSVESEASLHSSASTFSTSSSTVSAAPPVVSVSSSLSSVSSLGLNLSNNSTVTASTRSSVATTSGKAPPNLPPGVPPLLPNPYIMAPGLLHAYPPQVYGYDDLQMLQTRFPLDYYSIPFPTPTTPLTGRDGSLSSNPYSGDLTKFGRGDASSPAPATTLAQPQQNQTQTHHTTQQTFLNPALPPGYSYTSLPYYTGVPGLPSTFQYGPAVFPVAPTSSKQHGVNVSVNASATPFQQPSGYGSHGYSTGVSVTSSNTGVPDISGSVYSKTQSFEKQGFHTGTPAASFNLPSALGSGGPLNPATAAAYPPAPFMHILTPHQQPHSQILHHHLQQDGQLPYLQMILCCQRQQEDQSGTGQRSQGSSIPQKSQANKSTYNSYNWGAN; encoded by the exons ATGATGACATCGGTGGGCACTAACCGAGCCCGGGGGAACTGGgagcagacacagacacagagccaGACACAGCACAAGCAGCGGCCACAG GCCACTGCAGAACAGATTCGACTTGCACAGATGATTTCGGACCACAACGATGCTGACTTCGAGGAGAAGGTGAAACAA cTGATTGATATCACGGGCAAGAACCAAGATGAGTGTGTGATTGCTCTGCACGACTGTAACGGGGATGTCAACAGAGCCATCAACGTGCTGCTGGAGGGGAATCCGGACACG CATTCCTGGGAAATGGTTGGGAAGAAGAAAGGAGTCTCGGGGCAGAAGGACAGTGGGCAGACAGAACCCAGTGAAGAAGGCAAAGAGAACCGGGACAGGGATCGGGATTACAGCCGGCGACGTGGCGGGCCACCGAGACGAGGCCGAGGCACCAGCCGTGGAAGAGAGTGTATGAGCCTGCCCTTTAATAGCAACTATAACTATCATG TTCGGGGCCAGGAGAATGGACTGGATGGTGGTAAGAGTGGAGGCTCCTCTggaagaggcacagagagagggagacGGGGCCGCGGACGAGGCAGAG GTGGCTCTGGAAGGCGGGGGGGAAGATTTTCTGCCCAGGGAATGGG AACTTTCAACCCAGCTGATTATGCAGAGCCAACCAGCACGGAGGAGAACTATGGGAATAGCAACAACACATGGAACAGTACCGGTAGCTTTGAGCCCGACGATGGGACAA gACTTGATTTcattgggggtgagggctcaAATTATCCCCGAAAATTTGACACTGCTCCTG GTGCATGGAGGACAGCGACGGAGGAGTGGGGAACAGAGGACTGGAATGAAGAT CTTTCGGAGACCAAGATCTTCACTGCCTCCAATGTGTCTTCAGTGCCTCTGCCTGCAGAGAATGTGACAATCACAGCTGGCCAGAG AATTGATCTTGCGGTGCTGTTAGGAAAGACTCCCTCTTCTCTGGAGAATGAGTCCTCAAACCTGGATTCAACCCAGGCTCCTTCTCTTGCCCAGCCTCTTGTGTTCAGCAATTCCAAGCAGACTGCTATATCCCAGCCTGCATCTGGGAACGCCTTCCCTCATCACAGCATG GTGAGCATGCTGGGGAAGGGCTTTGGAGACGTCGGAGAGGCCAAAAGCAGCAGCACCACAGGCTCTCAATTCCTGGAGCAGTTCAAGACAGCTCAGGCTCTGGCGCAGCTAGCCGCTCAGCACGCCCAGCCTGGTGGGAGCAAcgcctcctcctcctgggacaTGGGATCCCCGGCGCAGTCCTCGGCTCTCGTGCAGTACG ATCTAAAGAACCCGACGGACTCATCCGTTCACAGCCCCTTCACCAAGCGTCAGGCTTTCACGCCAGCCTCAGCGATGATGGAGGTGTTCATGCAGGACAAGCAGCCTGTGGTGACAGCCTCTACAACGGCACCGccccccccatcttcccctctgcccagcaAAACCAACCCTGTTCCCCAGATGTCCCCAGGGTCATCGGACAACCAGTCCTCCAGTCCCCAGCCAGTGCAGCAGAAGCTCAAGCAGCAGAAGAAGAAAGCCTCCTTGACATCCAAG ATTCCTGCTCTCGCGGTGGAAATGCCTGGCTCAGCAGATATCTCAGGGCTAAACCTGCAGTTTGGGGCATTACAGTTTGGTTCGGAGCCTGTTCTCTCGGAGTACGAATCAACGCCCACGACGAGCGCCTCTGTGAGCCAGTCTCAAAGCAGCCTCTACACCAGCACTGCGAG TGAATCTTCGTCCAATCAAAGCCAGGAGTCTGGTTACCAGGGCGGCACAATACAGACAGCAACGTATACCTCCCAGAACAGCGCTCAGGGACCACTGTATGAACAGAGATCCACCCAGACCAGGCGATACCCAAACTCCATCTCCTCCTCGCCCCAGAAAGACCTGACCCAGGCCAAG AATGGTTTCAGCTCTGTGCAGCCCACGCAGTTACAAACCACGCAGGCCGTCGAAG GTGCTCCAGGCCCTGTGGTGAAATCagattccccctctgcccccaatatcgCACCTCTGAACGATGCAGTATCAGCATCATCCCTGCTGACAACAGCCAGCCAGCACTCATCAGCTCTGAGTAGCCTGAACCACGCTGAGGAGCTCCCCAGTACGACCACCGCCCAACTCAGCAG CACGTTACCCACCCAGCAGAACAGCCTCTCCTCGTCCACGTCCTCTGGGCGCACATCAACGTCAACGCTTCTG cACACTAGTGTGGAGAGTGAAGCAAGCCTCCATTCTTCTGCTAGCACTTTTTCCACCTCCTCCAGCACAGTCTCGGCTGCCCCACCTGTGGTCAGCGTCTCCTCCAGTCTGAGCAGCGTCAGCAGCTTGGGCCTGAACCTCAGCAACAACTCCACCGTGACCGCCTCCACGCGCAGCTCTGTGGCCACAACAtcag GAAAAGCCCCTCCCAACCTCCCTCCTGGAGTTCCACCATTGTTGCCTAATCCGTACATCATGGCTCCAGGGCTCTTACATGCCTATCCG CCACAAGTGTATGGTTATGACGACTTGCAGATGCTTCAGACGAGATTCCCATTG GATTATTACAGCATCCCATTCCCTACCCCCACCACCCCGCTGACTGGAAGGGACGGCAGCCTGAGCAGCAATCCGTATTCTG GTGACCTCACGAAGTTCGGCCGAGGCgacgcctcctcccctgctccagcaACAACTCTGGCGCAGCCTCAGCAGAACCAGACGCAGACGCACCATACCACGCAGCAGACGTTCCTGAACCCAGCTCTGCCTCCTGGCTACAGTTACACCAGTCTGCCCTACTACACAGGGGTACCAGGGCTCCCCAGTACCTTCCAGTATGGGCCCGCCGTGTTCCCT GTCGCTCCTACCTCTTCCAAGCAGCATGGTGTGAATGTCAGCGTCAACGCATCAGCAACCCCTTTCCAACAGCCCAGCGGCTATGGCTCTCATGGATACAGCACTG GTGTATCCGTGACATCCAGTAACACGGGAGTGCCAGACATCTCGGGCTCCGTCTACTCCAAGACCCAG TCCTTCGAGAAGCAGGGATTTCACACTGGAACCCCGGCAGCCTCGTTCAACTTGCCTTCAGCACTAGGCAGCGGCGGCCCCCTCAACCCCGCGACAGCCGCAGCGTACCCACCGGCGCCGTTCATGCACATCCTCACCCCGCATCAGCAGCCTCACTCGCAGATCCTCCACCACCATTTGCAGCAGGATGGCCAG CTTCcatatttgcagatgatactgtgCTGCCAACGCCAGCAGGAGGACCAG AGCGGCACCGGACAGCGCAGCCAGGGCAGCTCCATCCCCCAGAAATCCCAGGCCAACAAGTCCACCTACAACAGCTACAACTGGGGCGCCAACTGA
- the UBAP2L gene encoding ubiquitin-associated protein 2-like isoform X18, producing the protein MMTSVGTNRARGNWEQTQTQSQTQHKQRPQATAEQIRLAQMISDHNDADFEEKVKQLIDITGKNQDECVIALHDCNGDVNRAINVLLEGNPDTHSWEMVGKKKGVSGQKDSGQTEPSEEGKENRDRDRDYSRRRGGPPRRGRGTSRGRECMSLPFNSNYNYHVRGQENGLDGGKSGGSSGRGTERGRRGRGRGRGGSGRRGGRFSAQGMGTFNPADYAEPTSTEENYGNSNNTWNSTGSFEPDDGTRLDFIGGEGSNYPRKFDTAPGAWRTATEEWGTEDWNEDLSETKIFTASNVSSVPLPAENVTITAGQRIDLAVLLGKTPSSLENESSNLDSTQAPSLAQPLVFSNSKQTAISQPASGNAFPHHSMVSMLGKGFGDVGEAKSSSTTGSQFLEQFKTAQALAQLAAQHAQPGGSNASSSWDMGSPAQSSALVQYDLKNPTDSSVHSPFTKRQAFTPASAMMEVFMQDKQPVVTASTTAPPPPSSPLPSKTNPVPQMSPGSSDNQSSSPQPVQQKLKQQKKKASLTSKIPALAVEMPGSADISGLNLQFGALQFGSEPVLSEYESTPTTSASVSQSQSSLYTSTASESSSNQSQESGYQGGTIQTATYTSQNSAQGPLYEQRSTQTRRYPNSISSSPQKDLTQAKNGFSSVQPTQLQTTQAVEGAPGPVVKSDSPSAPNIAPLNDAVSASSLLTTASQHSSALSSLNHAEELPSTTTAQLSSTLPTQQNSLSSSTSSGRTSTSTLLHTSVESEASLHSSASTFSTSSSTVSAAPPVVSVSSSLSSVSSLGLNLSNNSTVTASTRSSVATTSGKAPPNLPPGVPPLLPNPYIMAPGLLHAYPPQVYGYDDLQMLQTRFPLDYYSIPFPTPTTPLTGRDGSLSSNPYSGRREALIPRVWVAGL; encoded by the exons ATGATGACATCGGTGGGCACTAACCGAGCCCGGGGGAACTGGgagcagacacagacacagagccaGACACAGCACAAGCAGCGGCCACAG GCCACTGCAGAACAGATTCGACTTGCACAGATGATTTCGGACCACAACGATGCTGACTTCGAGGAGAAGGTGAAACAA cTGATTGATATCACGGGCAAGAACCAAGATGAGTGTGTGATTGCTCTGCACGACTGTAACGGGGATGTCAACAGAGCCATCAACGTGCTGCTGGAGGGGAATCCGGACACG CATTCCTGGGAAATGGTTGGGAAGAAGAAAGGAGTCTCGGGGCAGAAGGACAGTGGGCAGACAGAACCCAGTGAAGAAGGCAAAGAGAACCGGGACAGGGATCGGGATTACAGCCGGCGACGTGGCGGGCCACCGAGACGAGGCCGAGGCACCAGCCGTGGAAGAGAGTGTATGAGCCTGCCCTTTAATAGCAACTATAACTATCATG TTCGGGGCCAGGAGAATGGACTGGATGGTGGTAAGAGTGGAGGCTCCTCTggaagaggcacagagagagggagacGGGGCCGCGGACGAGGCAGAG GTGGCTCTGGAAGGCGGGGGGGAAGATTTTCTGCCCAGGGAATGGG AACTTTCAACCCAGCTGATTATGCAGAGCCAACCAGCACGGAGGAGAACTATGGGAATAGCAACAACACATGGAACAGTACCGGTAGCTTTGAGCCCGACGATGGGACAA gACTTGATTTcattgggggtgagggctcaAATTATCCCCGAAAATTTGACACTGCTCCTG GTGCATGGAGGACAGCGACGGAGGAGTGGGGAACAGAGGACTGGAATGAAGAT CTTTCGGAGACCAAGATCTTCACTGCCTCCAATGTGTCTTCAGTGCCTCTGCCTGCAGAGAATGTGACAATCACAGCTGGCCAGAG AATTGATCTTGCGGTGCTGTTAGGAAAGACTCCCTCTTCTCTGGAGAATGAGTCCTCAAACCTGGATTCAACCCAGGCTCCTTCTCTTGCCCAGCCTCTTGTGTTCAGCAATTCCAAGCAGACTGCTATATCCCAGCCTGCATCTGGGAACGCCTTCCCTCATCACAGCATG GTGAGCATGCTGGGGAAGGGCTTTGGAGACGTCGGAGAGGCCAAAAGCAGCAGCACCACAGGCTCTCAATTCCTGGAGCAGTTCAAGACAGCTCAGGCTCTGGCGCAGCTAGCCGCTCAGCACGCCCAGCCTGGTGGGAGCAAcgcctcctcctcctgggacaTGGGATCCCCGGCGCAGTCCTCGGCTCTCGTGCAGTACG ATCTAAAGAACCCGACGGACTCATCCGTTCACAGCCCCTTCACCAAGCGTCAGGCTTTCACGCCAGCCTCAGCGATGATGGAGGTGTTCATGCAGGACAAGCAGCCTGTGGTGACAGCCTCTACAACGGCACCGccccccccatcttcccctctgcccagcaAAACCAACCCTGTTCCCCAGATGTCCCCAGGGTCATCGGACAACCAGTCCTCCAGTCCCCAGCCAGTGCAGCAGAAGCTCAAGCAGCAGAAGAAGAAAGCCTCCTTGACATCCAAG ATTCCTGCTCTCGCGGTGGAAATGCCTGGCTCAGCAGATATCTCAGGGCTAAACCTGCAGTTTGGGGCATTACAGTTTGGTTCGGAGCCTGTTCTCTCGGAGTACGAATCAACGCCCACGACGAGCGCCTCTGTGAGCCAGTCTCAAAGCAGCCTCTACACCAGCACTGCGAG TGAATCTTCGTCCAATCAAAGCCAGGAGTCTGGTTACCAGGGCGGCACAATACAGACAGCAACGTATACCTCCCAGAACAGCGCTCAGGGACCACTGTATGAACAGAGATCCACCCAGACCAGGCGATACCCAAACTCCATCTCCTCCTCGCCCCAGAAAGACCTGACCCAGGCCAAG AATGGTTTCAGCTCTGTGCAGCCCACGCAGTTACAAACCACGCAGGCCGTCGAAG GTGCTCCAGGCCCTGTGGTGAAATCagattccccctctgcccccaatatcgCACCTCTGAACGATGCAGTATCAGCATCATCCCTGCTGACAACAGCCAGCCAGCACTCATCAGCTCTGAGTAGCCTGAACCACGCTGAGGAGCTCCCCAGTACGACCACCGCCCAACTCAGCAG CACGTTACCCACCCAGCAGAACAGCCTCTCCTCGTCCACGTCCTCTGGGCGCACATCAACGTCAACGCTTCTG cACACTAGTGTGGAGAGTGAAGCAAGCCTCCATTCTTCTGCTAGCACTTTTTCCACCTCCTCCAGCACAGTCTCGGCTGCCCCACCTGTGGTCAGCGTCTCCTCCAGTCTGAGCAGCGTCAGCAGCTTGGGCCTGAACCTCAGCAACAACTCCACCGTGACCGCCTCCACGCGCAGCTCTGTGGCCACAACAtcag GAAAAGCCCCTCCCAACCTCCCTCCTGGAGTTCCACCATTGTTGCCTAATCCGTACATCATGGCTCCAGGGCTCTTACATGCCTATCCG CCACAAGTGTATGGTTATGACGACTTGCAGATGCTTCAGACGAGATTCCCATTG GATTATTACAGCATCCCATTCCCTACCCCCACCACCCCGCTGACTGGAAGGGACGGCAGCCTGAGCAGCAATCCGTATTCTGGTAGGAGAGAGGCCCTCATCCCTCGGGTTTGGGTGGCTGGGCTATA G